The Carnobacterium divergens nucleotide sequence TCAATGATTTACGAATCACAACACTAACGCCTTTTGGCGCCCAACCAGCTACCACTGCACCTGGTTCGTTAACCGTTACCCAACCTAAACCAGCAAAGACAATATCGCTTTTTTCTTTGACAGAAAATTCAAAACGAACCAATTCAGGGAAGCTTTCCACTTCTTCTTGGCGAGGGGGTTGCAACATTCCTCCCACATGATTTGCATACAGTTCATCGGCTTTTTCAAGCTTTGTACGATGAATTTTCAAATCATTGGATAGGAAACACGTAAAGGATCTGCGACCACCTTTCAAGTAATCAAAACGTGCTACTCCACCAAAGAACAAGGTTTGCTCTTCATTTAATTGGTAAACCATTGGCTTAATTTCTTTTTTAGGAGCGATCAATTTTAGATCTTTATCGCCTAAAACGTGTGCCATTTGGTGACGGTGAATAATTCCTGGTGTATCAATTAAATTTTTCCCATCTTCTAATGGAATCTCGATACGGTCAAGGGTTGTTCCTGGAAATTGTGAAGTCGTAATTAAATCTTTTACGCCAGCTGTGTTTTTGATAATTTGATTAATCAAGGTTGATTTTCCAACATTGGTTACCCCCACTACAAATACATCACGGCCTTTACGATGTTTTTCAATGGTTTCTAGTAGGCTATCCATTTCTTTTGCTTTCATTGCACTTGTTAAAATGACATCTTCAGGGCGTAGTCCTTCTTCAAAG carries:
- the yqeH gene encoding ribosome biogenesis GTPase YqeH, with product MENNELDLNEEIRCIGCGAIIQTTDKDKLGYTPVSALEKGLESGEVYCQRCFRLRHYNEIQDVKLTDDDFLKLLNEIGTKDALIVNVIDIFDFNGSLIPGLHRFVGNNPVLLVGNKVDLLPKSLKRGKMTQWLKERAFEEGLRPEDVILTSAMKAKEMDSLLETIEKHRKGRDVFVVGVTNVGKSTLINQIIKNTAGVKDLITTSQFPGTTLDRIEIPLEDGKNLIDTPGIIHRHQMAHVLGDKDLKLIAPKKEIKPMVYQLNEEQTLFFGGVARFDYLKGGRRSFTCFLSNDLKIHRTKLEKADELYANHVGGMLQPPRQEEVESFPELVRFEFSVKEKSDIVFAGLGWVTVNEPGAVVAGWAPKGVSVVIRKSLI